The following are from one region of the Dreissena polymorpha isolate Duluth1 chromosome 2, UMN_Dpol_1.0, whole genome shotgun sequence genome:
- the LOC127870156 gene encoding uncharacterized protein LOC127870156, translating to MIALHWTTGGFRTLLFAVLLYGINTATADGCNFPEYAQSPLDEYGEPMAWHTRVWWLNLRHEPKLREMQEIYVQKSQIWSLRQNNKLSCDRKSKRMNHRAISSFFGSCSEKFLLYNRTCLTEERFNRFRVIQYGPGRQPTFVCLKLVKRSETIIQVMEGPTMESNDPNLCDERKLVFDEWPWIAPWRKEVVTCPISGGFMFRTMNKLTTQDFCEDEWRKSRLEVDCAKGDGLHFIAPRGSRCNPFSSTSEESKFYCWAGWQEKTYTFLVVGDKSGLPQYCLRFPRDISHEFTVMVYFSVLCPLQADGMPPTGIEYHEMQVETLVDRCVDDDHDRCDEVARKGQCKKEEKYAAHCQRACNKCGEQNNLLDITCPFSSSVQGDWLYIDKHHKEDVHINQSTVIFGRLGSFLCKERSVFSDKLFKTVTLFDNGCAMRYTCFEFQRRTNNVLQVRIGPSSRLDASFTDLCVFEDNISPVVDGYQSKNMKNLILSGRLRDEHCGFSHLIPFNGSVYGEPCAGSVSDWDSDACVTRGVITLTSDSCSNLEKPLEYQCLAFLSDHPLEKFLITRSLVSGEYNCWILTSFLCDTWRWQYRALYKLDTPQCLALSDSACVLDRPPDLLLYLHDEDKTRHCKGFVRTHIAPSESTMTSLTKSNPTQVDNDIVDANMPYLGSDTGSKSHGIYQMDSVGRIENMASSNGINIMKNYVIQAQIAILLFLVHVTIITQIIIFPT from the exons cAACGGCGGATGGGTGTAATTTCCCTGAGTACGCTCAAAGTCCTCTGGACGAGTATGGCGAACCCATGGCATGGCACACGAGGGTATGGTGGCTCAACCTTCGCCATGAACCTAAACTCCGAGAAATGCAAGAAATCTACGTCCAGAAATCTCAAATCTGGAGCCTGCGACAGAACAACAAATTGTCTTGCGACCGGAAGTCCAAGCGAATGAACCATCGGGCGATTTCGTCGTTCTTTGGTTCTTGTTCGGAAAAGTTTTTGCTTTACAACAGGACTTGTCTGACCGAGGAAAGGTTTAATCGATTCCGTGTGATACAATACGGACCGGGCAG GCAACCGACGTTTGTGTGTCTGAAATTGGTGAAGCGTAGCGAAACTATAATACAGGTGATGGAAG GGCCAACGATGGAAAGCAACGACCCGAACTTGTGCGACGAACGAAAGCTTGTATTTGATGAATGGCCATGGATTG CCCCGTGGCGGAAGGAGGTGGTCACGTGTCCCATCAGTGGAGGATTTATGTTCAGGACCATGAACAAACTCACCACGCAG GATTTCTGTGAAGACGAATGGCGGAAATCTCGTCTGGAGGTGGACTGTGCCAAGGGCGACGGTCTGCACTTCATAGCGCCACGAGGTAGCAGGTGCAATCCCTTCTCATCAACGTCGGAAG AGTCCAAGTTCTACTGTTGGGCCGGCTGGCAGGAGAAGACGTACACATTCCTGGTGGTGGGAGACAAATCGGGACTTCCACAGTACTGTCTC CGCTTCCCTCGCGATATTTCTCACGAGTTCACGGTAATGGTGTACTTTAGTGTCCTCTGTCCGCTGCAAGCAGACGGGATGCCGCCGACAGGGATAGAATATCACGAAATGCAAGTGGAAACATTAG TTGACCGCTGTGTGGACGACGATCATGACCGCTGCGATGAGGTGGCGAGGAAAGGACAGTGTAAGAAGGAGGAAAAATATGCCGCACATTGCCAGAGGGCGTGCAATAAATGTG GAGAGCAAAATAACTTACTGGATATCACGTGCCCATTTTCATCTAGCGTCCAGGGCGACTGGCTGTATATCGACAAACATCACAAAGAGGATGTTCACATCAACCAGTCGACCGTAATTTTCGGCAGACTGGGCTCATTTCTATGCAAAGAAAGAAGCGTCTTCAGtgataaattgtttaaaacagtcACATTGTTTGATAACGGCTG cgccatgagatacacctgTTTTGAATTCCAGCGACGGACCAACAACGTTTTGCAGGTTAGAATAG GGCCGAGCTCGCGACTGGACGCCTCCTTTACGGACCTGTGTGTGTTTGAGGACAACATAAGCCCAGTGGTAGACGGCTACCAGAGCAAGAACATGAAAAATCTAATCC TTTCCGGTCGACTTCGTGACGAACACTGCGGTTTCAGTCACTTGATCCCATTCAACGGCAGTGTGTACGGAGAGCCGTGTGCAGGAAGTGTCTCCGACTGGGACTCGGACGCATGCGTGACACGAGGAGTCATCACCCTTACCTCCGACAGCTGCAGTAACCTGGAGAAACCCTTGG AGTACCAATGCCTGGCGTTTCTAAGCGATCATCCATTGGAGAAATTTCTCATAACCAGATCCCTCGTGAGTGGCGAATATAACTGCTGg ATTCTTACCAGCTTCTTATGCGACACGTGGCGCTGGCAGTATCGCGCCCTGTATAAGCTGGACACGCCCCAGTGCCTCGCCCTCTCCGACAGCGCATGCGTATTGGACAGGCCACCTGATCTTCTGCTCTACCTTCACGATG AGGACAAGACTCGTCACTGCAAAGGTTTTGTGAGAACGCACATTGCGCCATCGGAATCAACTATGACTTCACTTACTAAATCCAACCCAACACAAGTTGACAACGATATCGTGGATGCAAATATGCCGTACCTCGGGTCCGATACTGGGTCTAAGTCACACGGGATATACCAGATGGACTCGGTTGGACGAATAGAGAACATGGCGTCATCGAACGGCATCAACATCATGAAGAACTACGTCATACAAGCACAAATTGCAATATTACTGTTCCTTGTTCATGTgacaataataacacaaataatcaTCTTTCCGACGTGA